From a single Budorcas taxicolor isolate Tak-1 chromosome X, Takin1.1, whole genome shotgun sequence genomic region:
- the FOXR2 gene encoding forkhead box protein R2 codes for MDLKLKSPEFWYSFHGQIPGLLDWDMGNEFFLPCTTDQCPLAEQNLAKYRLQVMETPKVPQERGSSPGKDRPNSEPNLWMWVNPNIACSLDSQETPEPSKKKDLAHILLSPQLLTKDEVSNCSEATVMQSLPSSSSKQSPLQKQITSFSSDKEHTEDETKEKNSNSSVTLQSPNKGECFQSQKLWQGNSQERKSWPRPPLNYSHLIALALRNSPPCGLNVQEIYSFTQQHFPFFWTAPYGWKNTIRHNLCFLDSFEKAPVSLEDGASARPRSGLWRLTKEGHRRFQEETRALASARRESIQQCMSHPDVMTSLFDL; via the coding sequence ATGGACCTAAAACTAAAAAGTCCTGAGTTCTGGTACAGTTTCCATGGCCAGATCCCAGGGCTGCTGGACTGGGACATGGGAAATGAGTTCTTCCTTCCTTGCACCACAGACCAGTGCCCCTTAGCTGAGCAGAACCTTGCCAAATACAGACTTCAAGTAATGGAGACTCCAAAAGTACCTCAAGAGAGAGGATCCAGTCCTGGAAAAGATCGTCCTAACTCTGAACCCAACCTGTGGATGTGGGTGAATCCCAACATTGCATGCTCCCTTGACAGCCAGGAGACCCCAGAGCCCAGTAAGAAAAAGGATCTGGCACACATACTTCTTTCTCCTCAGCTACTCACAAAAGATGAAGTATCTAACTGCTCAGAGGCCACAGTGATGCAGTCCCTGCCATCTTCCTCCAGCAAGCAATCTCCCCTACAGAAGCAGATCACCTCTTTCTCCAGTGACAAGGAACACACAGAAGATGAGACCAAGGAAAAAAATAGCAACTCCTCTGTGACCCTCCAGTCCCCAAACAAAGGGGAGTGCTTCCAGAGCCAGAAGCTATGGCAAGGCAACAGCCAAGAGAGGAAGTCCTGGCCTCGTCCCCCCCTCAATTATAGTCACCTAATTGCTCTGGCACTTAGAAACAGCCCTCCCTGTGGCCTCAATGTGCAAGAGATCTACAGTTTCACCCAACAGCATTTCCCCTTTTTCTGGACAGCTCCATATGGGTGGAAGAATACCATCCGCCACAACCTCTGCTTCCTGGACAGCTTTGAGAAGGCGCCAGTCAGCCTTGAGGATGGGGCCAGTGCAAGGCCAAGGTCTGGCCTCTGGAGGCTTACTAAGGAGGGACACCGCCGCTTTCAGGAGGAGACGCGTGCCTTAGCCTCTGCTAGAAGAGAGAGTATTCAACAGTGCATGAGCCATCCGGATGTTATGACTTCCCTCTTTGACCTTTGA